Sequence from the Camelus dromedarius isolate mCamDro1 chromosome 12, mCamDro1.pat, whole genome shotgun sequence genome:
ACTGGACGTAGAACTCGGCACTGGCACGGCCGGCACTAGTCTCATTGCTGGCAATGCCCAATAACAGTGGCTGGCTCAGGGTGAGCAGTGGCAGGTTCACCTGGAGCCAGGGGTACCACCTGTCAATGCCCACTGCCTACATCTCTTCCCCTCTCAATGAAGAACAGCATGTTACCCCTGTACAGCATCTTACAGTTTGTAGTTCAAGTGCCCAGAATCACAGAATGTCAGATCTCAGGCATGTTCATTTTACATGGGAAAACCAAAACCCCTGAGACATTGAACAATTCGCCAAGGTCACCCAAGGGAAGTGGATTTAGTAACCCGGACTCTCATTTATTCCTCTTTTCAACAAACCTGGGGGTAGTAGGCAAGACATCTATTATTGCTCACATTGTAAAGAGGGAGACCTTGAGGCACACAGAAATGAGGGCAagagcggggagggtatagctcagtggtagagcacgtgcctagcatgcacaaggtcatgggttcaatccccagtacctccatcaaataaaataataataataacaataataataataaaataagtaaataaacctaattacctccccccccaaaagcaaacaaacaaaagaaatgaggGCTACAGACCCACTTCAAGTGTGCTGAGCTGCAAAGCCAAGCTCTTTGCTCAAAGCCAGATGCCTGCAGATCCTTCCGCCAGCCCAGATCTGTGGAATTCTGGCATGTTCTATGCCCTCCCTCGTCTACCACCCTGTCAGGGTCGCCCCTCACTCACCTCATCACAGATCTCCTGGAGGACACTGGAAAAGAGCTCATGCACCACCAGCTCCCCAGGGAGGTCCTTGTGCAGGGGGCTGTCACCTGGGCACAGGGCCTGTGAGAGGTCAGGCTCAGCCCCTGCTCTCCTCTTCCAGCCCTCCTATCCCCCATATTCACTGGCCCTGAGGGCCTGGTTGGGCACAGAGTAAGAGTCTTGGTGATCCCCTGACCCACGCCTTCCTTTTCCAGACAACCAGAGATCCAGCTAAGTCCTCTACCCTGCCTTCCCCAATTCCCTAGCTTCCCACAGGTCTGGGGCAGCATTCAGTGGGGAGGCTGCCCTGAGCAGAGATTTTTGGAGAAGAACCAAGCCAACTCCTCCTTTAATGGATGAGGAAAACCAAGCCGAGCTGTCTGGGCTTTTGTACCTTTGTGCCAAACCTGGCATCTCACCTGAGGCTCAGGATGCCCACCAGGAACATCCACCAGCCCAGGTGCCTCAGCCACCTGCCCAGAGCGGCGCAGGAAGACAAGGAAGTCGTCAGCGGTGACCAGTGCGGCGCCTACCCCTAGGGGGTCCGCTAGGTAGGCTTGCTTATCCCCCCAATCGGTGGCCCCCTGCTGTCGCAGCCAGGCAGCTGAACTGGCCCAGTTGGTGCCCAGGAAGTCTCGATAAGAAGTAAGGCCCAGGCGCAGGAGCAGCTGTGGCCCTGATGAGCCAGTGGGCACCAGTGTGGCGGAGTGCAGGCGGAACTTCGGGGCGTCAAAGAGCCAGGGCTGGGCCTGAAGCCGGCTCTCCCAGACAGCAGTGATGGCCTTGTCTCCTCCTGGCAATGGGCGACGGTCGTAGGCTGGGCCCAGCTCAGCCCGTACCTGCTCCTTAGGCAGCCCCCGGGGAGGGCACTGCAGCAGCAGGGACACCTCAGGGTCCATGGTCTGTACAGGACAGTTCTGGGGAAGGACACAGCCAGGCCTGTCACCCGAGGGGACCTACAGCCACCCTTGGGCACAGCAGCTGGCCCCCTCTGCCTGAGACCTCCTGAGGGTACCCCCAGCCCTTCTGTACCCCACTGACCGCTCCCGGGGCAGTAAAGGGTCTTATCATCCCAGCAAGAGCTCCGAGGCTCCTGCTGCCAGACATCCCTGAGACTGATTCACGGGCATCCCTACCACCCAGAGGTCCTGAATCCAGCCACCCTCTAAAGTCCATGCCTCCTAAAACCATGGGAACCTCCTCCAACCTCCGACGGCCCCGTACCCCTCCCGGAGTCCGGAAGCTCCAGCTTCCAGCCGGCACTTACCCGCCCACTCTCTCCTCAggctcctcccctttcccccgcAGCGGAAGTGCCCGCCCCCTTCTTCCTCGGCTTTTCATTGGCCGGTTCCGGCGCTCCGGCCCGGCGGAGGGTGTCAGCCGTCCGCACCCGGCGTTGGTAGtcctgctcttccctcctccttccgtCTCTAACTACTTTGGCCAGCCTTGACGCTTCCGCCTCGTTAGCCGGGACGCTGATTCCGCCTCCCTGGGCCTGCCTTCCGGAGCCTGGAGCTCGGGGGCTCGGCTTCCCTGGGCCTTCGGCCCCGTGGCTGACacagtgtgatcttgggcaagtcttgcctgctgggcctcagtttacctctCCGCACCAGGGAGTTGTGGGTGGGAAGTGAATTTATTGACCTGAATATCCAGCTGTCACATTCGGAGGCTTTGTGACTTTCTGGGCAGAGTGGGGGTATGGGAATGTCCTTAACAGTCCTCACATGTCACTGCTCCCCACAGGTCTTGGCCATGAACTCCtctggaggaaggaggcaggaagcagCAGGGCCCAGGAGAAGGGCTCACAAACCCCGTGAACAGGTGTGCTTTTCCCACCCTCACTCCAGCTCCCGTGGTAGGAGGATTGGAGAGGGGAACTCTGAGCCCTGGGATGGGAGTGGGGCCTGATGGGTCGTACTATTCCCTGGAGCACAGGGCCTCCTCTCCCTCTGGTCTCCATCTGCAGGGGGTCACTCAGAGTTCAGGGTGAGAAGTAGGGCAGGATCACCATGGGGACTAGGGGCCACCTCTGGGCTCTTTCAGGACCGAGATGTACAATTATCCAAGGCTCTGTCCTACACCCTGCGCCACGGGGCCTTGAAACTGGGGCTTCCCATGGGAGCTGGTAAGTGAGCATCGTGAAGGCTGGGCCTAGGAGTGATTGGAACCCAGGGAGAGTGTGAGCCTATCTGTGACTGCCTTCCCCTGTAGCTCCCACCATGGCCCTATGGGGATGGCACCCAAGGCACATCCCTTCCATGTACAGGGAAGACCTAGACCCATAGCCCAGTATCACATCCAGTGCAGACTGGGAGAGGAGCCTCTATCTGGGCCGAGCTTGATGATACCTCCCGCTCAGTGGCCCAATGAACACTTATCCCAAGAGTGGGCACTGGGGTCTGTTGGGGCAACTGATGTTTACTGAGTGTCCACTCTGGGCCGGGCACTGTGCTTTATCTTGGTGACCCTCGAGACAGATCCTATTCCCATGCCAGttgagaaaattgaggcccagaaaggggagATTTTCTAAAGGTCACATAGGCTCTATTCTTGTTGCCTGTGGCTCCCACTGTTAATTCTGGCCCAGGCCAGAGCAAGTTCGGCTCCTGACCACCCTGCCCACCTGCAGATGGCTTTGTGCCCCTGGGTGCCCTCCTGCAGCTGCCCCAGTTCTGCAGCTTCTCAGCTGAAGATGTACAGCGCGTGGTGGACACCAATGGGAAGCAGCGGTTCGCCCTGCAGCCAGGGGACCCCGGCATTGGCCTTCTCATCCGGGCCAATCAGGGCCACTCCCTGCAGGTGGGGGCTAAGGGGACAAGTGGGAGAACCAGGCAGGATCTCTGCTGGTGAGGGGTTCTCACTGCTGCCAATTCCCCCACCCATCCCAGGTACCTGAGTTGGAGCTGATGCCCCTGGAGACCCCACAGGCCCTGCCCTTGATGCTCGTCCATGGCACATTCTGGCGGCACTGGCCATCCATCCTGATCAAGGGCCTGTCCTGCCGGGGAAGGGCACACATACACCTGGCCCCGGGACTGCCTGGGGACCCTGGTGTCATCAGTGGTCAGTGCCCACCCCACCAACTACTCCCACCCAATCTGTCCTCCCAGATCCCCCTCCAAGTGTCATCACCTCCCTTGTCTAGGGCCACTACAGACCCTGTATGCAGGAGCACCTCCTCTTCCCTGCACTGAGCCAGGGACCCCAGCCTGCCTAAGTTTGATAACCGCAACCCACacgccccaggccccagctccatTGTCTCCATAGGCATGCGGCCAAACTGTGAAGTGGCTGTGTTCATCAATGGGCCCCTGGCCCTGGCAGGTAAGTCTGGATACAGTAGGGACCGCCCCAGACCTTCAGAGAGGTCATAAGTCacgtctctgtctctgtctgaagATGGAATCCCCTTTTTCCGCTCTGCCAATGGGGTGATTCTGACTCCAGGAAATACTGATGGCATCCTGCTTCCCAAGTACTTCAAGGAGGCCCTGCAGCTACGCCCTACCCGTAAGAAgcaccaccccacccctcttcttTGTGCCTGAAGTCTGTGCTCTCTGCCTCACATCTTCCCCacttcccagccccaggctgacTTAGGTCTCCCTTCTTCTAACCAGCTCTTATCTGTATCTCAGGAAAgcccctctccttggctggtAATGAAGAGACAGAATGTCAGAGTGGCCCCAAGCACAGTTCCAGAGGAAGAAGGGTGAcccaacaataaaatatttattttttttaaaaataaaaaaatgtaacaagAAAGAAACTCTAATCTTAAACCATGAGTCATCATCCTGTAGCTGCAACTGGTCTTCCTTGTGTGCTCAGGAAGTACAGCTAGGTCAAGGGTGTTGGTCTTGGCCTTTCAGACAAGGGAAGGGCGGGTGCTGGACAAGCTCAGGGCCCACCTTTCCTAGCCTGGGGAGGGCAGAATCTGGCCCGGCCAGGTCCTTGGTCTGCACAAAGCCAGTGACAGTGGGTGAATGTGCCAGCTCAGTGCATAtctggagagggtgggggcaCTGAGTCCTAGTGGGTGTAGGTTTAGGAGCGGTCGTGGCAGGTGGTGAGCAGGGTGGGGGCAATAAGACAGGCCTCAGAAGGCCTCGTGGCCTCCTGTGAGCTGCAGGAAGAGGTCCTCGTCCAGCTCCTCTCCGCGGGCCCGCTCCCGCGTTGACAAGAAAATGTAGCCCCCAATGTACTCATGCACAATGCGGCAGCTGGCAGACACGCAGCTGAAAGCCACGTTGATGTGCTCGTCAAACTCGATGGCCACCTGCAGGGTGGTCAGTCAGagggctggtggggggtgggctaaggcagcagcccctgccctggctggGTTTGGCCAGCCCCCTGTCCCTCCCTCCGCCCTCACTCCGGGCCCACCTGCCGGATGTCCCAGTTGACATTCCACTGGCGCATGTTGCTGAAGCGCCAGGTCTTGACCACATCGCCCACGGCCAAGTCAATGCGGATCAGTCGGTTGTTGGCAATGCCCAGGATCTCATCTTTCCTGCTGCCCTTGAACCTGGTGCCCAAAGGGAGAGAGTGTGAGGCAGGGCCCCACCCTGCATGGCCCCAGATCCTGCCCAGACAGCCTGGTGCAGCGCAGGAGCAAGCTTGCAAGTAAGTCATTTAAGTTCTCTGGGCCTCAagttcctcatctggaaaatgggagttCATTGAAATAATCACTGTGATAGCATTTAGCAGCGACAGGCAAATAGTCCATGCCTTTTAAATAGTGACTTTTTTTGATATCAGCATCGTCTATTTGCTCCTATCTTTGCAGGCTTGGAAAACAGGCCATCAAAGGGGGCAGTCCCTGTCATAGCAGCCACCCATGGCCCTGTCCCTCAGACCAGCTACCCAAGATCCAAAGAGGGTCTGGGATGGGTGCTGGGTCTCCTGTTCTCCTGGCCTGATCTCTCTTGTTTGCTGTGCAGGTACAGGATGGAGGGGGCTGCACACAGAGTGTCCTCAGTAAGGTCTTCCAAcagaggacaggaaggaaggCCTCAGGGTGACACCTCCCaggtggcaggggagggcagagcgggctggggtggggcttgtACCTGACCACGACATAAGAGATGCCAAAGTCGGGCAGGGACTGCCAGGCCTGGATGAAGCGCAGCTGGGCCTCTGACAGCGAGAGTTGGGCCACGTTCTGGTGGGCTTCCAGGATCCGTGGGGTGAGCTGCGGGACCACGCTGGTGAGGGGCTGCCAAAGTCCCTGAGACCCCCTGCCTGTCCACATCAGGGAGACAGGGTGTACGGAGCCTAGGGCAGGGGCGGTGTCAGGGTGGGGCCACCTGAGGGCACGCTCTCACCATTCAGCAAATGTGAGCTGAGCCCTGTCCTGAGGTGGACATGGGCAGCTGGACCATGACCCATCCCAGAGGATGGGGACCAGCACGCTCAGTCTCAGGGACATGGATGGGAGAAGGAACCAGTGAGCCCTTGCATTTCTAGAGAAGGGCTCTGTGGAGATCCAGGGGCCAAGGGTGGCCAGGTAAACCCTGTGGTCATTCCCATCACCCACTCCCTCTGGCACCTGCTTGGCCTTGAACTTCCGCTGGAAGCGGGGGGCGACAAGGCCATAGGGGTTGAGGCCTTCAGTGGCGGCATCAGGGCCCTGGGGGTGGTTGCTCGAGCCCCCGCCGCCTGTCCGCTGCAGGCTAAGGAAGGCCAGAATGGCCTGCACCTCGCTGGAGTAGCTGCTGTCTGCCATGGTGCGGCCCTTGGAGGCCAGTCGGCAGCCGGCCATCCAGCGGGCATACTGCTGCTCCTGGGGTGGGAAGGATGAGGAGCAGGGTGAGAGGCCAGCCAGGCtctggcccagccctggccccggcccagccctggccccgtTCCCACTCCAGCCTCAGCCCGGCCCTCACGCACATCCTGGCACCGCAGGTAGATCTCACTCATGCCCTCAGGGGAGGGCACCAGGAGTTTGATGCAGAACTTCTGGCCTGAGACGTTGACATCGGGGACCACCTCACAtcctggagggagaaggaagactAGGAGGCCAAGGAAGGGAGCCCTGATGAGAGATCCCCAGGTGAATGGCAGCCACGCACAGCAGCCTCAGGACAGAGGGCATCCTCCCAGGCACCCAGGAGGAAACAAGTGACAGCATTCACCTGACCAGCCCACAGGTGGTCCTGTAGGCCCCAGCCAGCCCCTGCCCTTGCCCCTCTCTTGGCCAGGCCGCCCTCACTCACCCTTGAGGTTGAGTTGCTGAATGGGGTCCCCTGGGGACTCATCCTGGCTCTTGTAGTAGGACAGTGTGGTCTCCTTGAACACCACCCAGTGCTGGCGGTACCCCTTCAGGGTCAGCTTCCGGGGCCTGAGGGTAGGGCAGGAGGTTCAGGACAGgctgtctcccttcctcctggacTCTCTCCACACTGGGTCCCTTTAGCAGGGCTGCCAACTCTCAGCCCAAACTCACCGGAAGATCCGGAGATGGTCCTTGAGTTCTGGGATGGTGGTGAGGCTgtcctggggaggagaggagtcAGGGGGAACCTGGTCCCTGCAGTTGACCCTGACCCCAACTTCTGACCAGAGCCCCTCCTCACCAGCACATCTGTGGGCGCCGAGCCCTCCAGCTTCACCTCCAGGTTGCTCAGGGCTGCATCTAGGTCGTCCAGCCCTGGGTCTGTGCTGGCTGGCTCGTCTACCTCCCCGCTCTGGGACAGCTTGTTGATGTGGTACTGGGAGGGGCACACGGCCAGGAAGGGCTTAGTAGGCCACCCATCAGCCCAACAGTGCCCTCAGCTGGGCTTTCTGGAGATGGGTCCCCTCCCCTGGAagaccctccctgccctgggcctggcctgcACCCAGCTGCCCCGGGCCCCCAGGCCTGCCTGGCACCTGCAGGGCTGCAAACACCATCATCTCCTCCTCCGTGCAGTCAATCTCCTCCAGCAGCAGGTCCCACCGAGCCTGCTCGTACAGCTGGGTCAGCCGCACTGGGTCTATCTggagtggtgggaggaggaggctgagttGGTTGGGTGCCAACTGCCCTGAGCACCCTGTGCACCCAGCTCCTGCGCGCTTCAGccctcagctctgccctctgTGCCAGCTCACTGAGTGGCCCCACACAGGCAGCAGACCCCAATCCCAGCCTCCTAGCTGCCGGCCCCATCTGCCCAGGTAGGTGGCAGCTTCGTCCCTCTAAAACTTTTTGTACAGATACTTACTCTGTCTACTGTGTGCCCTGCATGCTGCTGAAGGGACAAGGGGGGCTGAGTAAACCAATCAATAAATAAGTGAAGTGATTCAAGAGTGCAATCAAAGCTATAGAGGAAATAGATtccagtgggggagggtatagctcagtggtagagtgagtgcttaacatgcatgaggtcctgggttcaatccccagtacctccattaaaaatagataaataaacctaactacctcccccgacaaaaaaaggaaatagattcCAAAGGGTGGCTCACTCATGCCCTCAGGTAAGAACCCCACAAGTTTGATCGTGATGAGAGAGAATGGAACTGGGGTGCAGGGGTGCTACACTATATGAGGAAGctttcagggaaggcttccctgaggaggagACATGCTTGTACTGAGACCTGAGGGATGACAACAGGCCACTGAAGGGAAGAGTGATAGGAAGACTAttccagagagaaggaacaagGAGCTCAAAAGGGGATCCCAGTTACCCACAGAAGATCAGGCCCACACTCCTTCTGAAACCCACCAGAACTGACAGCATAAAAAGGGTAAACCGAAAAGGACAAGAGAGAGAGGACTACAGCAGGTGAGAGACGCCAACAAAATTTTGGAAGATGGGTAGTGAAAACATGGATGGGAACTGAGTTGCAGGGAGGAAGAGCTAGGATCTCACGCCCTTTTCCCTGTCTTGTTCTATGGTGAAGGCACTAAAGAGTTTTGAAAATATCAGAGAACAAACAGCAAAAAGAACTAAGATCTGAGCAAAAGATCCAGTTCACAAAGCGGACAGTCTCCAGTCTGGGATCctctggctgagaggtgagggtggGCTGAAATGAGGACCAGAGAAAGTCTCTAAATGGAGCAGTTTTTTCCCACTCCCTGCACCTAAGTGGCAACCAGCTGGCACCTGGTAGAAGCCAGAGGTTTGCTCTCTGGAGATGCTGAGCCAGAGGTACCCCTGCATTTGGTACTCTAGGTGCAGCTGGGTTGGGGTTCACTGTCCTGAAAacaaaggaattaagaaaaagttGGTGTTTTGAAAGGTGAGACACCCCCAGCCCTTCCCTACTTGTCACCAAAGACATTGATAGCAAGCCTTCTATACCCAGTCAGGAGATCAGAGATTTCACTGCTGAGAAGCCAAACAGAAAACCCCCACAAAGAGTAGtatccctgccccatcccccccAGGAGGCCCCCAAAATGCCAAGCCCTCTTCATCCACTCAGAGTTTCCAATTGGCTTCGTAGAGCCTTACTTCTAAATATGAAAGGACAGGCAGGGATTACCCACATTGAAAGAAAGCTGCTAGCTAGCATGAACTACAGAGACCAAGTCAAATGGGGGGGAAAGAGCTGGGAGGAAATAAAGTAGGGAGCAGGAAAAACTTCAAACACTGGTCAAAATCCTTACAGAGACAAACTACCACATTCATAAAACAAGAACACaatgttgttttttaaaggaacGTAATTATAAAGTTAAAGGAATTAAGACAGCATGGCACTGACAAAGAGAGACAAATTGATCGATGGAATCAAAGAAACAGTTGGAGAGAGACCTACACATGTTCACCTGACTTAGGACAAAGGTGATCTTGCCATCACTGGGGAAAGGATgctcttttcaataaatggaacTGGGTCAGTTGGATACCCATATGgtaaaaagatgtatttttacCCCTACTTTATGCCACATACAAATATCAATTCCAGATGGATTGCAGATCTAAATATGAAAGTTAAAACAATAAAGCCTTTagagaaaaatagaactacaGATTGTATTAACATTAGGAACTTCTGCTTATCCAACATAaactattaagagaatgaaaaggcaaagcACAGAGCGGGGAAAATATTCATGATATATTTATCTGACAAAGTACTCAtgtgcagaatatataaagaactactaaggaacaatatgaaaaagacaaGCAACTCAGTATAAAAATTGGCAAAACAGTTGAACAGAAACTTCACAAAAGAGGATACCCAAATGACTAATAGCCATATGAAAAATTTCTCAACATGgctagtcatcagagaaatgtaaattagagCCACATAAAAAGCACATCAGTGATTGTCTGGGGTTGGGTGTGGGAGGAGAAATGACTGCAAATGGGCACTAGAGAACTTcctagggtgatggaaatgttctaaaactgggttgtggtgatggttgcacaactgtaTAAACTTACTAAAAATAAGCTGAATGCCTACAGTGGGTGATTTTTATGGTATGTAGTTATAGCTCAGTAAAGCTgcttgaaaaaacaaacaaaataccatatgagataccattacacacctaCCAGAATGGCTACAATGGAAAATACAGGGAATACCACATGCTGGTGAAGTTACAGaacaactgaaactctcatacactACTGATGGGGCTGTAAATTGGGACTGCCACTTTGGAAACTGTTTGACAATTATCTGCTACAACTAAACCAATGCCTGCCCTGTTACCCAGCAGTTCCACCTCTGGGTATACACCCTACAGAAATGTGTGCATATCTTCACTAAAAGGCGTATACTGGAATGTTCATAGCATTTGTATTCATAACAGGCCAATATGGAAATTGCACAATgcccatcaacagtagaatggaaaATTAATTGTGGTATGTTGATGTCATGGAATATTACACACCAATAAGAAAGAATATGCTACCTCTAtatgcaacatggatgaatcataCAAGCATAATGCTGAGTGatagaagccagacacaaaagagtatagACCGTGTGATATCATAGAtttaaaatacaggcaaaactaatctatggcaTTAGAAGGAACATTAGTGGTTCCCCCTGTGGGAGATATTGCCTGGGTATGAGGGAGGATTCTGAAAGCTCCTGAAGTTCTTTTGCTTGATGTGTTGGttatatttgtgaatatttctaaatgtatgttacacgcacacacacgcactaaaaaggaaaactcagaaaataaagcctcttagaatttaaaaagtcagttgCAGAAATTGAAAATTCAATAGATCATTTGAAAGGTAATTTAAGGAACTCTccagaaagtagaacaaaaagacaagcataaaaaaaggaagaaaagataaatgtctaatttttaaaatatgtatatttacaattgttttattttattttttaaatttaatttattttttatttttactttttccccttaatggaggcactggagattgaacccaggaccttgtgcatgccaagcactctctactactgagctataccccctacCCGGCaatatctaatttaaaaaattaacccaGAAGGTCTAATATCTACtaagttccaggaaaaaaaagaaaagaaaagaaaaatggaggggAGGGAATTATTAAAGACATTGTATAGAACATATTTCCAGAACTGGAGGACCCAGGTTTTTTATTTGAAAGGGCTTGGAAAGTATGCAGGCCCATCACTGAAGAAAGACTCATGCCAGGACATACTATTGAGAGCTTTTAAAACATCAAGAGGTAAGAAGAAGATTCTTAAAAACCTAtagtgcctcccctcccctccaagaaaaactaaaagagcCACACAtggaagaactgaaaataaaaatggcatCAGACTCCTCAGCAGCAACACTGGAAACTGAAGGACAATGAGAAGGTGGCTTCAAAATTTGGCAGGAAACTGTTTCAAACCTAGAATTCTATTCCTATCACACAAGTGAGGGGAATAGCCACCTTTCCAAACATGCAGGATTTCAAATCATTTAGGGGAAGCTATTACTATTTTACCATTTTAGGGGAAGCTGTTGAAATATATACTCCATCAAGATGAGGGAGTCAGTCAAGAAAAAGGAACACAAGAGAGCTAGGAACCAAAAGTCTAATATAGGAGTTCCTAGGAAATAGTGAAGGGAAGTTCAAGGACAATGGCCAAGTGCTGGGTCTAGACTGCCACCATTCCATGGTTCTGGCCAGAAAATAACACTGACTGATATCCTAAAGTAATCAACTATTTTGAAAGGAGTATTGTGGTTGGGTTGCAATGCTGGAGGGGCTTGGTTATGGAACATCCCACCTCATCACCATGAAGACTCCCCATGGCAAGCCACAGATTCAGAGAATGTCCAGCTAGCCTTTGGGGTCTCTTTTCTAATTATACACAGACAATTaccagaaaataaactttaaaaaatataacaatgaTGAACTCCAAGAAAAATTTGACCAAGAAGGAAGTATAGTTATTCTGTGGCTTAGCTAAGAATGCTAGTTATGTGTTACTATTTATAGCCACAATCATGTTGTTTTAACCAAAAGCCATAATACAACTCAACTGGAAAGATGCAAAGagatgtgtgtgttgtgggggagggagggagcacatAAGACAGCTAAATCTTCATCTTCATACAAAGTGAATGTGTAATGTGTGAAATGGAAATATCAAGGAAGAGACATATATAAGCTTGTCATACAGATATAAACACTAGAATAAAAAGCTACAGAGTTAAAATCTACCGTCTCTAGGGATGAGAAATCCAGGATAAGGAGAGGTGAGAAGGGaactgctttttgttgttgtttttattctaTTGGGACCATTCAACTCTTTAAGCCATCATAtattactttgattaaaaataaaatttagacacaacattgtaaaatgactataacgcaataaaaatgtttaaaataaaataaaataaaatttaatacaaactactacatataaaataaacaacaaggtcctattgtatagcacaaggaactatattcaatatcttggactaaactttaatgaaaaagaatatgtatagataagtatgtaactgaatcactaagctatacaccagaaactaattgtaaatcaactagacatcaattaaaaaatacataaataaaataaaatttataaaacaaggaaaacaacAACGACCAAACAGTTTTTAGATATTGCACAACAGTCGGGtacatatagctcagtggtagagcacatgcttagcatacgtgaggttctgggttcaatccccagtacctccataaaaaagaaaaaaagatattggaCAACAgaccacagagagagaaagaagagaaataaagaagtgCATCCTGAGATTGCCTAGCTTACTTTCTGGAGTGAGTGTGCTCCCCGTAGTAGGGAGGAGGACCTCAAACAGAGCCCAGCAGGTAAGAAGATGCAGTTGAGAATCTGGGGAGTCCAAGGCAGCTAGAGTTCACATGACAGAgtgctggagaggagagagctgcacagagagaGAGCTCTGGATGGAGATCACAGAGGGCTCCTCTTAGGTCTTTAGCTGAGTACTGATCAGCCTATGTGTGTAAGGAAACTACTCAAGGCTGGTGGAAGAAAACACTGCAGAGGAGCTGGTAGAACATTAATCAGAGCTCACGTTGGGTGGGAATATTTCACATTCCCAAACATAGGTTAGAGAAACCTCACAATATGTCATGTCAGAAGACTCAGGAGGCTATTGTCTCAGTAATGAAGTAAATTAGCCCTAGACTAAAAGATGCTTTTGTCCGGTCTAATTCattattattgaattattataaattacaatTATTAATTAATGTTCAAAgcaagtttgagaaggatcaaaGTGTTTCCAATTGTCTTAATTTCATCTGTAAACAAGGTTTAAAAAGATTTAAGGgactaccaaaaaaaaatcaagcaccCAAGAACATAAAGTTTATAGTATGGTG
This genomic interval carries:
- the NUDT22 gene encoding uridine diphosphate glucose pyrophosphatase NUDT22 isoform X1, giving the protein MDPEVSLLLQCPPRGLPKEQVRAELGPAYDRRPLPGGDKAITAVWESRLQAQPWLFDAPKFRLHSATLVPTGSSGPQLLLRLGLTSYRDFLGTNWASSAAWLRQQGATDWGDKQAYLADPLGVGAALVTADDFLVFLRRSGQVAEAPGLVDVPGGHPEPQALCPGDSPLHKDLPGELVVHELFSSVLQEICDEVNLPLLTLSQPLLLGIASNETSAGRASAEFYVQCSLTSEQVRKHYMNGGPEAHESTGIIFVETQSMPRLQEMEMWTELCPSAKGAIFLYNRVQGGST
- the NUDT22 gene encoding uridine diphosphate glucose pyrophosphatase NUDT22 isoform X2 — protein: MDPEVSLLLQCPPRGLPKEQVRAELGPAYDRRPLPGGDKAITAVWESRLQAQPWLFDAPKFRLHSATLVPTGSSGPQLLLRLGLTSYRDFLGTNWASSAAWLRQQGATDWGDKQAYLADPLGVGAALVTADDFLVFLRRSGQVAEAPGLVDVPGGHPEPQALCPGDSPLHKDLPGELVVHELFSSVLQEICDEVNLPLLTLSQPLLLGIASNETSAGRASAEFYVQCSLTSEQSMPRLQEMEMWTELCPSAKGAIFLYNRVQGGST
- the NUDT22 gene encoding uridine diphosphate glucose pyrophosphatase NUDT22 isoform X3, encoding MDPEVSLLLQCPPRGLPKEQVRAELGPAYDRRPLPGGDKAITAVWESRLQAQPWLFDAPKFRLHSATLVPTGSSGPQLLLRLGLTSYRDFLGTNWASSAAWLRQQGATDWGDKQAYLADPLGVGAALVTADDFLVFLRRSGQVAEAPGLVDVPGGHPEPQALCPGDSPLHKDLPGELVVHELFSSVLQEICDEVNLPLLTLSQPLLLGIASNETSAGRASAEFYVQCSLTSEQVRKHYMNGGPEAHESTGIIFVETQV
- the TRPT1 gene encoding tRNA 2'-phosphotransferase 1 isoform X2 codes for the protein MNSSGGRRQEAAGPRRRAHKPREQDRDVQLSKALSYTLRHGALKLGLPMGADGFVPLGALLQLPQFCSFSAEDVQRVVDTNGKQRFALQPGDPGIGLLIRANQGHSLQVPELELMPLETPQALPLMLVHGTFWRHWPSILIKGLSCRGRAHIHLAPGLPGDPGVISGMRPNCEVAVFINGPLALAGNTDGILLPKYFKEALQLRPTRKPLSLAGNEETECQSGPKHSSRGRRVTQQ
- the TRPT1 gene encoding tRNA 2'-phosphotransferase 1 isoform X1, which translates into the protein MNSSGGRRQEAAGPRRRAHKPREQDRDVQLSKALSYTLRHGALKLGLPMGADGFVPLGALLQLPQFCSFSAEDVQRVVDTNGKQRFALQPGDPGIGLLIRANQGHSLQVPELELMPLETPQALPLMLVHGTFWRHWPSILIKGLSCRGRAHIHLAPGLPGDPGVISGMRPNCEVAVFINGPLALADGIPFFRSANGVILTPGNTDGILLPKYFKEALQLRPTRKPLSLAGNEETECQSGPKHSSRGRRVTQQ